Below is a genomic region from Streptomyces ferrugineus.
GGGAGATCGGCGTGCTGCGTGAGGACCTGGGCCGGATCGCCCGGGCCCAGTACCGCACCAGCGGCGGGATGCCGCTGACCGCGCAGCTCATCCTCGCGTCGAGCCCGGAGCAGCTGATGCGCGGTCAGCAGGTGTTCTCGCAGACGAACATGGCGGTCAACAACGCCATCGAGAAGAGCCGTCGTGCTGAGGCCCAGCTCGTCAAGGACGAGGCCAAGGCCGCGGCGGCGTGGCGGAGGCTGGAGAAGCGCAACGCCGAGCTCGCCGAGCTGAAGAGGGACATCGAGGAGAAGCTCGAAGCGGCGCGGTGGCAGTTGCAGGGGCAGGCCGACGCCTCAGTGGCCGCCGGCTCCTGCCCCGGTGCAGTCCGGATCGACCGGAAGCAGAAGAAGTTCACCAGCGCTTGGGTCGCGCCGCTGAAGTCCTACGAGCTGTCCGCCGCGTTCGGCAGCGGCGGACAGCGCTGGGCGAACCGGCACACCGGGCAGGACTTCGCGGTGCCGATCGGCACGCCGGTGCGGGCGGTCGGCGACGGACGCGTGGTCAAGGTGTCGTGCGGAGGCGCCTTCGGCATGGAGGTCGTCGTCGGGCACACGGACGGCTACTACACGCAGTACGCCCACCTAGCCTCCGTAGCCGTCGACCAGGGCGAGCGGGTCGACGCCGGGCAGTGGATCGGCCAGTCCGGCACGACCGGCAACTCCACCGGCCCGCATCTGCACTTCGAGGCCCGGATCACCCCGGAGATGGGATCGGCGGTGGACCCGGTGCCGTGGCTGACGGAGCGGGGGGTGCAACTCGGGTAGGCCCGGGCGGAGGCCCTAGCGTCGTTCCGCCACGATCTGCTCGATCACGACCGCGACCCCGTCGTCGTTGTTGGCGACCGTGCGGCCCGACGCGGCGGCGATCACATCCGGGTGTGCGTTGCCCATCGCGTAGGACTGACCCGCCCACGTCAGCATCTCGACGTCGTTGGGCATGTCCCCGAAGGCCACGACCTCCTCGTGCGAGATACCGCGCTCGGCGCAGCACAGGGCCAGCGTGCTGGCCTTGGAGACGCCGGGGCCGCTGATCTCCAGCAGGGCGCTGGGGCTGGAGCGGGTGACGTTGGCGCGGTCGCCGATGGCGAGGCGGGCGAGGTTGAGGAAGGCGTCGGGGTCGAGCGTGGGGTGGTAGCTGAGGATCTTGAGCACCGGCTCGTCGGCGCCGGGCGCGTCCGGCGCCAGGAGGTCCTCGGCCGGCGCGAGCTCGTCCGGTATCTCCATGTGCAGCTTGGGATAGTCCGGCTCCTGGTAGAAGCCGTACGTCTGCTCCACCGCGTACACCGTGCCCGGCGCCGCCTCACGCAGCAGCCCCACCGCCTCCAGCGCGTTCTCCCGCGCCAGCTCCCGCACCTTCACGAACCGGTGGGCGCCGGGGCCACCGTGCAGGTCGACCACCGCTGCGCCGTTGCCGCAGATCGCGAGGCCGTGACCGTGGACGTGGTCACTGACGACATCCATCCAGCGCGCCGGGCGGCCGGTGACGAAGAACACCTCGATGCCCGCCTCCTCGGCGGCGGCCAGCGCGGCGACCGTGCGCGGGGAGACGGACTTGTCGTCCCGCAGCAGGGTGCCGTCCAGGTCAGTGGCGATGAGCCGGGGGCGCACTGCGGCGGCCGGGTTCCGGGGCTGTCGAATCGCTGAGGTCACCGGGTCATTCTCCCGCATATGCCCGCACGACCGTGCGGCAGTCCGCACATCTGAGGCGGCACCTGAGGAGAAACCGCCCCTGAGATCACCGCCGACAGCCCTTTCACCAGTGCTGTCGACCTCCCCGACGCACTCTGCCGCCCCCCTCAGCCCAGCTGTGCCACCGCGTCCATGGCGATCTGCTCGAAGACCTTCTCGTCGGCCGCGAAGTCCGAGTCGGGAATCGGCCAGTGGACCACGATCTCGGTGAATCCGAGCTCCTGATAGCGCCCCGCGAAGTCCACGAACGCATCGAGGGACTCCAGCGGACGGCCGCGGTCCGGAGTGAATCCGGTGAGCAGAACCTTGTCGAGCCCGGCCATGTCCCGGCCGAGCGCCGCGCAGGCGTCGGCCAGCTTCTCGGCCTGTCCTTGAATGGCTTGAAGCGCCTGCTCAGGGGTGCCGCTGTCGTTCACCTTCTTGTCCCCCGTGGTCACCCAGGCCTGCCCGTACTGCGCCGCCAGCCGCAGCCCGCGCGGCCCGGTCGCGGCCACCGCGAAGGGCAGCCGGGGACGCTGCACACAGCCCGGGATGTTGCGCGCCTCGTGCGCCGAGTAGAAGTCGCCCTCGTACGACACCGAGTCCTCGGTCAGCAGCCGGTCCAGCAGCGTGACGAACTCGCCGAACCGGTCGGCACGCTCGCGCGGGGTCCACGGCTCATGGCCGAGCGCGGTGGCGTCGAAGCCGGTGCCGCCGGCGCCGATACCGAGCGTGACCCGCCCGTCCGAGATGTCGTCGAGGGAGACCAGCTCCTTGGCGAGGGTCACCGGATGCCGGAAGTTCGGCGAGGTCACCAGCGTGCCCAGCCGCAGCTGATCGGTGACGGCCGCCGCGGCGGTCAGCGTCGGCACGGCACCGAACCAGGGGTCGTCCCGGAAGCTGCGCCAGGACAGGTGGTCGTAGGTGTACGCGGTGTGGAAGCCGAGCTGCTCCGCGTGCTGCCATGCCTTGCGACCTCCCTCGGACCAGCGGCGGTACGGAAGGATCACGGTGCTCAGGCGCAAACTCATGCGTCGAGCCTATGCGGCCGAATGGGTTTCACGTGAAACAGTCACCGCACGCGGCTGCTCAGCCACGGGCTGAGGCTGAGCATCGGCATGAACTCCCGGTGGGTACGGTCGCCGGGCAGCGGCACGATCAGGAAGTAGCCCGGCGGGAAGCGGCGCGCCTTGACATGGGCGAGGCCGTCGAAGAGGGAGCGCAGGAAGGCGGGTACGTCGTCGCGCCGGACATCGGGGCATTCGACGCCCTCGACAGTGATCAGCGCGTCGTCCTCCGGGAAGATCCGCACGCTCACCCGGGGCGAACCGCCCAGCTCGACGTATGCCTCATGGGGCAGCGAGCCGTCCGGGTCCGTGGTGACGCCGACGCCCGCGGCGCTGCGGCGGGAGGTCTGGTCGGCGCCGATGTCGTGGCTCACCTCGATCTCACGGCCGTATTCGGCGGCGAGAGCGCGGAGTGCGGTGACGGCGGCTTCGGTGGTGGGGAATTGGTCCATACCACCGATCATGCCGGAAGCGGCCCGGTTCGACACGGAGAAGGCGCGACTCCCGGACGGGCGATCAGTGCGAGTGGGGAATCAGCGCGAGTCGGGAATCAGCGCGAGTCGGGAATCAATCTGAACCGGGAAAGCGCAGGTACTCCGGCGGTACCGCCTTCGTCAGCCACACCCCGTTCGCGCTGACGTGGAAGACGTGGCCGTCCCGGTGCA
It encodes:
- a CDS encoding M23 family metallopeptidase, which translates into the protein MRSHCRRFLVVPALLCALTLLMARPAGAVGDGEDIGVGDDLGLSGQVVRLYADAARATERYETGRQEAEGQRAEAQRIEALLDRERREIGVLREDLGRIARAQYRTSGGMPLTAQLILASSPEQLMRGQQVFSQTNMAVNNAIEKSRRAEAQLVKDEAKAAAAWRRLEKRNAELAELKRDIEEKLEAARWQLQGQADASVAAGSCPGAVRIDRKQKKFTSAWVAPLKSYELSAAFGSGGQRWANRHTGQDFAVPIGTPVRAVGDGRVVKVSCGGAFGMEVVVGHTDGYYTQYAHLASVAVDQGERVDAGQWIGQSGTTGNSTGPHLHFEARITPEMGSAVDPVPWLTERGVQLG
- a CDS encoding LLM class flavin-dependent oxidoreductase, whose amino-acid sequence is MSLRLSTVILPYRRWSEGGRKAWQHAEQLGFHTAYTYDHLSWRSFRDDPWFGAVPTLTAAAAVTDQLRLGTLVTSPNFRHPVTLAKELVSLDDISDGRVTLGIGAGGTGFDATALGHEPWTPRERADRFGEFVTLLDRLLTEDSVSYEGDFYSAHEARNIPGCVQRPRLPFAVAATGPRGLRLAAQYGQAWVTTGDKKVNDSGTPEQALQAIQGQAEKLADACAALGRDMAGLDKVLLTGFTPDRGRPLESLDAFVDFAGRYQELGFTEIVVHWPIPDSDFAADEKVFEQIAMDAVAQLG
- a CDS encoding Cof-type HAD-IIB family hydrolase — translated: MRENDPVTSAIRQPRNPAAAVRPRLIATDLDGTLLRDDKSVSPRTVAALAAAEEAGIEVFFVTGRPARWMDVVSDHVHGHGLAICGNGAAVVDLHGGPGAHRFVKVRELARENALEAVGLLREAAPGTVYAVEQTYGFYQEPDYPKLHMEIPDELAPAEDLLAPDAPGADEPVLKILSYHPTLDPDAFLNLARLAIGDRANVTRSSPSALLEISGPGVSKASTLALCCAERGISHEEVVAFGDMPNDVEMLTWAGQSYAMGNAHPDVIAAASGRTVANNDDGVAVVIEQIVAERR